The genomic region GAACATCGGCTACAGTCCCGATGTCGGTGTCGACTATTACATATGGGCGCTGCAGGTCGCCGGCGTCGGCACGACGCTATCCGGCATCAACCTGATCTGCACCATCGTCAAGCTGCGCTGCCCCGGCATGATCATGATGAAGATGCCGGTGTTCACCTGGACCTCGCTCTGCACCAACGTGCTGATCGTCGCCTCCTTCCCGGTCCTGACCGTGGTGCTCGCGCTGCTCTCGCTCGACCGCTATGTCGGCACCAACTTCTTCACCAACGATTTCGGCGGCAGCCCGATGATGTACGTGAACCTGATCTGGATCTGGGGACACCCCGAGGTCTACATCCTGGTTCTCCCGGCGTTCGGCATCTTCTCCGAGGTCACCTCGACCTTCTCGGGCAAGCGGCTGTTCGGCTATACCTCGATGGTCTACGCCACCGTCGTCATCACCATCCTGTCGTACCTGGTGTGGCTGCACCACTTCTTCACGATGGGCTCGGGCGCCAGCGTCAACTCGTTCTTCGGCATCACCACGATGATCATCTCGATCCCGACGGGCGCGAAGATGTTCAACTGGCTGTTCACGATGTATCGCGGCCGCATCCGCTACGAGCTGCCGATGATGTGGACCATCGCCTTCATGCTGACCTTCGTGATCGGCGGCATGACCGGCGTGCTGCTGGCGGTGCCGCCGGCCGACTTCGTGCTGCACAACAGCCTGTTCCTGATCGCCCACTTCCACAACGTGATCATCGGCGGCGTGGTGTTCGGCGCCTTCGCCGGCATCAACTACTGGTTCCCGAAGGCGTTCGGCTTCAAGCTCGATCCGTTCTGGGGCAAGATGTCGTTCTGGTTCTGGGTCACCGGCTTCTACCTGGCCTTCATGCCGCTCTACGTGCTCGGCCTGATGGGCGTGACCCGCCGCCTGCGCGTGTTCGACGATCCTTCGCTCCAGATCTGGTTCGTCATCGCCGCGATCGGTGCCGTGTTCGTCTTCATCGGCATTCTGTCGATGCTGATGCAGTTCGCGGTCAGCCTGCTCAGGCGCGAGCAGCTCAAGGACGTCACCGGCGATCCCTGGGACGCGCGCACGCTGGAATGGGCGACCTCCTCGCCGCCGCCGGACTACAACTTCGCCTTCACCCCGGTCGTTCACGACAATGACGCGTGGTGGGACATGAAGCGGCGCGGCTATCAGCGTCCGCTCACCGGGTTCAGGCCGATCCATATGCCGAGCAGCACCGGCACCGGCATCATCCTCGCCGGCTTCGCCACCGCGATGGGCTTTGCTCTCGTCTGGTACATGTGGTTGCTGGCGGCCGTGAGCTTCATCGCGATGCTCGCCGTCGGGATCGGCCACACCTTCAACTATCACCGCGACTTCGACATTCCGGCTGAAGACGTCATCCGGACCGAGGACGCGCGCACCAAACTGCTCGCCGGAGCCAAGTAAATGACCGTTGCCGTCAATCCCTCGCAGACCGGCGAGCCGGTCTTCTACCTCGCGGACGAGCATCCGCATCCGGAAGGCTGGAGCACCTCGCTCGGCTTCTGGATCTACCTGATGAGCGACTGCCTCATCTTCGCGATCCTGTTCGCCACCTTCGGCGTGCTCGGCGGCAATTACGCCGCCGGCCCCGCGCCGAAGGACCTGTTCGACCTGACCCTGGTCGCGGTGAACACGTCCATGCTGCTGCTGTCGTCGATCACCTACGGCTTTGCCATGCTGACCATGCAGCAGAACAAGGTCGCGCAGACGCAGGTTTGGCTCGCAATCACCGGCCTGTTCGGCCTCGCCTTCATCGGCATCGAGCTCACCGAGTTCGCCCACATGATCCACGAGGGCGCCACGCCGCAGCGCAGCGCCTTTCTCTCCGCCTTCTTCACCCTGGTCGGCACCCACGGCCTGCACGTCACATGCGGCCTGATCTGGCTGGTGACGCTGATGGTGCAGGTCGGAAAGTTCGGCCTGATCGAGGCCAACCGCCGCCGCCTGATGTGCCTGTCGATGTTCTGGCACTTCCTCGACGTGGTCTGGATCGGCGTCTTCACCTTCGTCTATCTCCTGGGAGTTCTGCGATGAGCACCGATACCCACGCAGCCGACGCGCACGACCATCACCACGAGGGCGGCCACGCCCACAGCACGTTCTCGGGCTACATGCTCGGCTTCGTGCTCTCGGTCGTGCTCACCGCGATCCCGTTCTGGCTGGTGATGAGCGGCGCGCTGCCGAGCAAGCAGATCACCGCGCTGGTGATCATGGCTTTCGCGGTCGTGCAGATCGTCGTGCACATGGTCTACTTCCTGCACATGAACACGACGTCCGAGAACGGCTGGACCATGATGGCGCTGATCTTCACCATCGTGATGGTGGTGATCGCACTGTCGGGTTCGCTCTGGGTGATGAGCCACCTCAACAGCAACATGATGCCCATCCACCAGATGAGCGGAATGAAGTGAGCGATATCGGGATCGTGACAGGCGAGGACGCAGATGCGCGCAGCAAGGCCGCGCGGTCCCCGTCCTTGTGGCTCACGGTCCTGTCGCTCATTGCTTTTGTGCTTCTGATCGCGCTCGGCGTCTGGCAGATCGAGCGCCGTGCCTGGAAGCTGGCGCTGATCGAGCGGGTCGAGCAGCGCGTCCACGCGCCGCCGCAGGCGATCCCCTCGCCCGCATCATGGCCCGCAATCAGCGCCGCTAGCGACGAATACAGGCACGTCAGCCTCAGCGGGCGCTTCCTGCATGACAGCGAGACGCTGGTTCAGGCCGTCACCGAGGAGGGCCCCGGCTATTGGGTGCTGACGCCGCTTCAGCGCGACGACGGCACGCTGGTGCTGATCAACCGCGGCTTCGTGCCGTCCGAGCGGCGCGACGCATCGACGCGCCGGGACGGCAATCCCGCGGGTCGGGTCGAGATCACCGGCCTGCTCCGCATGACCGAGCCGAACGGCGGTTTTCTCCGGAACAACGTGCCCCAGCACAACCGCTGGTACTCGCGGGACGTCGCCGCCATTGCGGCGGCACGCGGCCTTCGCGAGGTCGCGCCCTTCTTCGTGGATTCCGACGCCGGATCACAAATTGCCGGCGGTCCAATCGGCGGATTGACCGTGATCCGCTTTCCCAATAACCACCTGATCTACGCGCTGACGTGGTTTGCCCTGGCTTTCATGCTGGCCGGCAGACTTTTCGTCACATTCGGCGGCGGGCTGTTCCGCCGCAAGCGCTTCGTCCACGACAAGGCCGGCGGCACGGATGCCGTCGCCCGCAGGACGGGATCAGATGCTGGAACGATCGT from Bradyrhizobium sp. CB1015 harbors:
- the cyoB gene encoding cytochrome o ubiquinol oxidase subunit I, giving the protein MSPDLLKLIFGRLGLESLPLHEPIVVGTFVVVALGGAALLGGLTYFRLWGYLWREWFTTVDHKRIGIMYMILGIVMLLRGFADALMMRGQQMLAFGGSEGYLNAHHYDQVFTAHGVIMIFFVAMPLVTGLMNYVVPLQIGARDVSFPFLNNFSFWMTVGGAVLVMASLFIGEFARTGWLAYPPLSNIGYSPDVGVDYYIWALQVAGVGTTLSGINLICTIVKLRCPGMIMMKMPVFTWTSLCTNVLIVASFPVLTVVLALLSLDRYVGTNFFTNDFGGSPMMYVNLIWIWGHPEVYILVLPAFGIFSEVTSTFSGKRLFGYTSMVYATVVITILSYLVWLHHFFTMGSGASVNSFFGITTMIISIPTGAKMFNWLFTMYRGRIRYELPMMWTIAFMLTFVIGGMTGVLLAVPPADFVLHNSLFLIAHFHNVIIGGVVFGAFAGINYWFPKAFGFKLDPFWGKMSFWFWVTGFYLAFMPLYVLGLMGVTRRLRVFDDPSLQIWFVIAAIGAVFVFIGILSMLMQFAVSLLRREQLKDVTGDPWDARTLEWATSSPPPDYNFAFTPVVHDNDAWWDMKRRGYQRPLTGFRPIHMPSSTGTGIILAGFATAMGFALVWYMWLLAAVSFIAMLAVGIGHTFNYHRDFDIPAEDVIRTEDARTKLLAGAK
- the cyoC gene encoding cytochrome o ubiquinol oxidase subunit III, yielding MTVAVNPSQTGEPVFYLADEHPHPEGWSTSLGFWIYLMSDCLIFAILFATFGVLGGNYAAGPAPKDLFDLTLVAVNTSMLLLSSITYGFAMLTMQQNKVAQTQVWLAITGLFGLAFIGIELTEFAHMIHEGATPQRSAFLSAFFTLVGTHGLHVTCGLIWLVTLMVQVGKFGLIEANRRRLMCLSMFWHFLDVVWIGVFTFVYLLGVLR
- the cyoD gene encoding cytochrome o ubiquinol oxidase subunit IV, which codes for MSTDTHAADAHDHHHEGGHAHSTFSGYMLGFVLSVVLTAIPFWLVMSGALPSKQITALVIMAFAVVQIVVHMVYFLHMNTTSENGWTMMALIFTIVMVVIALSGSLWVMSHLNSNMMPIHQMSGMK
- a CDS encoding SURF1 family protein → MSDIGIVTGEDADARSKAARSPSLWLTVLSLIAFVLLIALGVWQIERRAWKLALIERVEQRVHAPPQAIPSPASWPAISAASDEYRHVSLSGRFLHDSETLVQAVTEEGPGYWVLTPLQRDDGTLVLINRGFVPSERRDASTRRDGNPAGRVEITGLLRMTEPNGGFLRNNVPQHNRWYSRDVAAIAAARGLREVAPFFVDSDAGSQIAGGPIGGLTVIRFPNNHLIYALTWFALAFMLAGRLFVTFGGGLFRRKRFVHDKAGGTDAVARRTGSDAGTIVEPT